The following coding sequences lie in one Glycine soja cultivar W05 chromosome 16, ASM419377v2, whole genome shotgun sequence genomic window:
- the LOC114390769 gene encoding 1-deoxy-D-xylulose 5-phosphate reductoisomerase, chloroplastic-like translates to MALNLPSPAQVKPLFFSSNNSTKLPGSFSLKRKDSDTTVERRVYCSAAAQSPPPAWPGTAIPEPSDFKTWDGQKPISVLGSTGSIGTQTLSIVAEFPERFKVVSLAAGSNITLLADQIKTFKPEVVGLRNESLIDELKEALADVDHKPEIIPGEQGVIEAARHPDATTVVTGIVGCAGLKPTVAAIEAGKDIALANKETMIAGAPFVLPLAHKHNIKILPADSEHSAIFQSIQGLPKGALRKILLTGSGGAFREWPAEKMKDIKLADALKHPIWSLGRKITIDSATLFNKGLEVIEAHYLFGASYDDIEIVIHPQSIIHSLVETQDSSVIAQLGIPDMRLPLLYTLSWPERIYCSEVTWPRLDLSKYGSLTFYAPDDKKFPSVNLCYAAGRAGGTMTGVLSAANEKAVEMFVEEKISYLDIFKVVELTCQEHQKELVASPSLEEIIHYDQWARQYAASLQKASSV, encoded by the exons ATGGCTTTGAATTTGCCTTCTCCCGCCCAAGTGAAGcccttatttttctcttcaaataacTCCACAAAACTTCCAG GTAGCTTTTCTTTGAAGAGAAAAGATAGTGACACAACAGTAGAGAGACGAGTTTATTGCTCTGCCGCTGCTCAATCACCACCACCAGCATGGCCAGGAACAGCTATTCCCGAGCCTTCTGATTTCAAGACATGGGATGGGCAAAAACCTATTTCTGTCTTAGGATCTACGGGTTCAATTGGAACTCAG ACACTGAGTATAGTGGCTGAGTTCCCAGAAAGATTTAAAGTTGTGAGCCTTGCTGCTGGCTCTAATATTACTCTTCTTGCTGACCAG ATTAAAACATTTAAGCCTGAAGTTGTTGGTCTTAGAAATGAATCTTTAATTGATGAACTCAAAGAGGCTTTGGCTGATGTGGATCACAAACCCGAAATCATCCCTGGAGAGCAAGGAGTCATTGAG gccGCTCGTCACCCTGATGCCACCACTGTAGTTACAGGCATAGTTGGTTGTGCAGGATTAAAG CCAACAGTTGCAGCAATTGAAGCAGGGAAAGACATAGCATTGGCCAACAAAGAGACAATGATTGCGGGAGCCCCTTTTGTTCTTCCTCTTGCTCacaaacataacataaaaattctTCCCGCTGATTCGGAACATTCTGCAATTTTTCAG TCTATCCAGGGGTTGCCAAAGGGTGCACTTAGGAAAATCCTTTTAACTGGATCAGGAGGTGCTTTCAG AGAATGGCCTGCTGAAAAGATGAAAGATATTAAGCTTGCTGATGCATTAAAGCATCCCATATGGAGTTTGGGGAGAAAAATAACTATTGACTCTGCTACCCTTTTCAATAAG GGTCTAGAAGTAATTGAAGCACATTACTTGTTTGGAGCAAGCTATGACGATATTGAGATTGTTATTCATCCTCAATCTATCATACATTCCTTGGTTGAAACGCAG gATTCATCTGTTATTGCACAGTTGGGGATACCTGACATGCGCTTACCGCTCCTTTATACATTATCTTGGCCAGAAAGAATCTATTGCTCTGAAGTAACTTGGCCTCGTCTTGATCTTAGCAA GTATGGTTCTCTAACATTTTATGCACCGGATGACAAGAAGTTTCCATCGGTGAATCTTTGCTATGCTGCGGGACGTGCTGGAGGCACCATGACAGGAGTTCTTAGTGCAGCAAATGAGAAAGCTGTAGAAATGTTTGTTGAAGAAAA GATTAGTTATCTGGATATATTCAAGGTTGTGGAACTAACTTGTCAGGAACATCAAAAGGAATTAGTAGCATCTCCGTCACTCGAAGAAATTATTCACTATGACCAATGGGCTCGACAATATGCTGCTAGTCTGCAAAAAGCTTCAAGTGTTTGA